One Vespa crabro chromosome 4, iyVesCrab1.2, whole genome shotgun sequence DNA segment encodes these proteins:
- the LOC124423737 gene encoding ubiquitin carboxyl-terminal hydrolase 36 isoform X2: MPAVSVYDPVAATLRRTLEGNQRKGTEELSTSLLVSASRILQGEVQYKEVDDYQAKILDQLKAKYIVLSLPNSDNLEDTKSKDGTTYVKKNEGMSKGPTLPEPAVTLYCSKKVNLGWRGTFPVGAGMYNVGNTCYLNSTLQALFHVPALVNWLLSDSHHTSKCEQNDGGGECLTCAVAKTLQFSHQKSGCAIKPFYIYNKLKLICRTMVPGQQEDAHEFLRYLLEGMERAYLTRRKAGKLDSYSKETTPINQIFGGYIRTEVKCLQCGHVSTTFQHFQDLLVDIRKASTLDEALNSYFSREQLDNNDYKCEACKRRVPATKQFSLERAPKVLCVQLKRFSVLGGKISRHIDFRQTIDMGPYLWREPNEPLLQLTYKLMSIVTHMGPSVNCGHYTAVAQISTGQYYSFDDSCVRPISLSNVLNTNAYIMIFEMEPNQGQINNQQTVKMNGMSSEKSVLSSSPSSKSVNPKASTSDIYNGSVNGSPINKSGIEGSKIGAQLSIQKNIGLQLPLQKCTSISGTQLSQKSQDKSQPWLAVQFKKVLSGNSLVPYDGSSDEEEINSSVSNKNRVVTNVSTLKTNLSLTVANGAQKASTVKDSISKTVPTSKETQILTMKQSNNSTSSSQSSSVQCTKVQNVSNGNSSLTALKHQNGKSEVNGKMENSSKEKSYHPIRVKTGQEEKVLTKAASSSIKGWQVSKDAFSPISNATPNGWSVTDNKEDSTKCSQSNITPSAAALRDFNGTNRSDTVSNLLKMSHRGYGSTLVTNWRGNRCHLEREVDNDRREERKRHINADDEEADRGRVKKVKEHRMFGDRISTGYNLFQEYQNGKTWNRSISGYHRESYYNASNNTRLRRNSNYRHPRYRYHNNSRVHWQRG; the protein is encoded by the exons TGTTTACGATCCTGTTGCGGCAACACTCCGCCGTACTTTAGAAGGTAACCAAAGGAAAGGAACAGAGGAGCTATCTACAAGTTTACTTGTTAGCGCATCAAGAATTCTTCAAGGAGAAGTTCAATATAAAGAAGTCGATGATTATCAGGCAAAAATTTTGGATCAACTCAAAGCTAAATATATTGTCTTGAGTTTACCAAATTCAGATAATCTAGAAGATACAAAATCTAAAGATGGTACAacgtatgtaaaaaaaaacgaaggtaTGAGTAAAGGTCCTACATTGCCAGAACCAGCTGTTACTTTGTATTGTTCCAAGAAAGTAAATCTAGGATGGAGAGGAACATTTCCAGTAGGTGCTGGCATGTATAATGTTGGTAATACTTGCTATTTAAATAGTACACTTCAGGCATTATTTCATGTGCCAGCACTTGTAAATTGGTTATTATCGGATTCACATCATACTTCAAAATGTGAACAAAATG ATGGAGGTGGAGAGTGCCTTACTTGCGCAGTGGCTAAGACTCTACAATTCAGTCACCAGAAGTCAGGATGCGCCATCAAaccattctatatatataataaattaaaac TTATCTGTCGAACTATGGTACCAGGACAACAAGAAGATGCTCATGAGTTTTTACGTTATTTATTAGAAGGAATGGAAAGAGCTTATTTAACAAGACGCAAAGCTGGAAAGTTAGACAGTTATTCTAAAGAAACAACACCTATCAATCAAATATTTGGTGGTTATATACGCACTGAAGTTAAGTGTTTACAATGTGGTCATGTTTCTACTACGTTTCAACATTTTCAG GATTTATTGGTTGATATACGTAAAGCAAGCACATTGGACGAAGCGTTAAATAGTTATTTCAGTCGAGAACAGttggacaataacgattataagtgTGAAGCTTGTAAGAGAAGAGTACCCGCGACTAAACAATTTAGTTTAGAACGAGCTCCTAAGGTTTTGTGTGTTCAGTTAAAAAGATTTAGTGTTTTGGGAGGGAAAATATCTCGTCATATAGATTTTAGACAAACAATAGATATGGGTCCTTACCTATGGAGAGAACCAAACGAACCTTTGCTGCAGCTTACTTATAAACTTATGTCAATTGTTACACATATGGGCCCGTCAGTAAATTGTGGGCATTATACAGCAGTTGCACAAATTTCAACTGGTCAATATTACTCCTTTGATGATTCATGC GTTCGTCCAATTAGTCTTAGCAACGTATTAAATacaaatgcatatataatgatatttgaaATGGAACCTAATCAAggtcaaataaataatcaacagACAGTTAAGATGAATGGCATGTCATCTGAAAAAAGTGTATTGTCCTCAAGTCCTTCTAGTAAATCTGTAAATCCAAAAGCATCAACATCTGACATATATAATGGATCTGTTAATGGTTCGCCCATCAATAAAAGTGGTATAGAAGGTTCAAAGATAGGTGCTCAATTATCCATACAAAAGAATATAGGACTTCAGCTTCCTCTACAGAAGTGTACAAGTATCAGTGGAACACAATTATCACAAAAGTCACAAGACAAATCTCAACCATGGCTTGCAGTGCAgtttaaaaaagtattaagtGGAAATAGTTTAGTACCATATGATGGCTCAAGTGATGAGGAAGAGATAAATTCTTCTGTATCAAACAAAAATCGTGTAGTAACGAATGTGTCTACATTGAAAACAAATCTTTCCCTTACTGTAGCTAATGGTGCACAGAAGGCATCAACAGTAAAAGACTCAATATCTAAAACAGTTCCTACCTCAAAAGAAAcacaaatattaacaatgaaacAGTCTAATAATTCAACGTCTTCAAGTCAAAGTAGTTCCGTTCAGTGTACGAAAGTACAGAATGTTTCTAATGGCAATAGTTCATTAACTGCCTTGAAACATCAAAATGGTAAATCAGAAGTAAATGGTAAGATGGAAAATAGTAGTAAGGAAAAGTCTTATCATCCAATTAGAGTAAAAACAGGCCAGGAAGAGAAAGTACTTACCAAAGCTGCAAGTAGCAGTATAAAGGGTTGGCAAGTATCAAAGGATGCATTTTCTCCCATATCAAATGCAACCCCAAATGGATGGTCTGTGACTGACAacaa AGAAGATTCAACTAAATGCAGTCAAAGCAATATAACGCCAAGTGCTGCAGCATTGAGAGATTTTAATGGAACAAATCGTTCGGACACCGTctcaaatttattaaaaatgtccCATCGTGGATATGGCAGTACCTTAG tAACAAATTGGCGTGGCAATAGATGTCATTTAGAACGTGAAGTTGATAATGACAGACGAGAAGAGCGTAAACGTCACATTAATGCAGACGATGAGGAAGCAGATCGAGGTCGAgtaaaaaaagttaaagaacACAGAATGTTTGGCGATAGAATAAGTACCggatataatttattccaaGAGTATCAAAATGGGAAGACTTGGAATCGATCAATTAGCGGTTACCATCGAGAATCTTATTATAATGCTTCCAATAATACGCGGCTACGacgtaatagtaattataggCATCCTCGTTATAGATACCACAATAATTCTCGCGTACATTGGCAAcgtggataa
- the LOC124423737 gene encoding ubiquitin carboxyl-terminal hydrolase 36 isoform X1, translated as MPAVSVYDPVAATLRRTLEGNQRKGTEELSTSLLVSASRILQGEVQYKEVDDYQAKILDQLKAKYIVLSLPNSDNLEDTKSKDGTTYVKKNEGMSKGPTLPEPAVTLYCSKKVNLGWRGTFPVGAGMYNVGNTCYLNSTLQALFHVPALVNWLLSDSHHTSKCEQNVLDGGGECLTCAVAKTLQFSHQKSGCAIKPFYIYNKLKLICRTMVPGQQEDAHEFLRYLLEGMERAYLTRRKAGKLDSYSKETTPINQIFGGYIRTEVKCLQCGHVSTTFQHFQDLLVDIRKASTLDEALNSYFSREQLDNNDYKCEACKRRVPATKQFSLERAPKVLCVQLKRFSVLGGKISRHIDFRQTIDMGPYLWREPNEPLLQLTYKLMSIVTHMGPSVNCGHYTAVAQISTGQYYSFDDSCVRPISLSNVLNTNAYIMIFEMEPNQGQINNQQTVKMNGMSSEKSVLSSSPSSKSVNPKASTSDIYNGSVNGSPINKSGIEGSKIGAQLSIQKNIGLQLPLQKCTSISGTQLSQKSQDKSQPWLAVQFKKVLSGNSLVPYDGSSDEEEINSSVSNKNRVVTNVSTLKTNLSLTVANGAQKASTVKDSISKTVPTSKETQILTMKQSNNSTSSSQSSSVQCTKVQNVSNGNSSLTALKHQNGKSEVNGKMENSSKEKSYHPIRVKTGQEEKVLTKAASSSIKGWQVSKDAFSPISNATPNGWSVTDNKEDSTKCSQSNITPSAAALRDFNGTNRSDTVSNLLKMSHRGYGSTLVTNWRGNRCHLEREVDNDRREERKRHINADDEEADRGRVKKVKEHRMFGDRISTGYNLFQEYQNGKTWNRSISGYHRESYYNASNNTRLRRNSNYRHPRYRYHNNSRVHWQRG; from the exons TGTTTACGATCCTGTTGCGGCAACACTCCGCCGTACTTTAGAAGGTAACCAAAGGAAAGGAACAGAGGAGCTATCTACAAGTTTACTTGTTAGCGCATCAAGAATTCTTCAAGGAGAAGTTCAATATAAAGAAGTCGATGATTATCAGGCAAAAATTTTGGATCAACTCAAAGCTAAATATATTGTCTTGAGTTTACCAAATTCAGATAATCTAGAAGATACAAAATCTAAAGATGGTACAacgtatgtaaaaaaaaacgaaggtaTGAGTAAAGGTCCTACATTGCCAGAACCAGCTGTTACTTTGTATTGTTCCAAGAAAGTAAATCTAGGATGGAGAGGAACATTTCCAGTAGGTGCTGGCATGTATAATGTTGGTAATACTTGCTATTTAAATAGTACACTTCAGGCATTATTTCATGTGCCAGCACTTGTAAATTGGTTATTATCGGATTCACATCATACTTCAAAATGTGAACAAAATG TTTTAGATGGAGGTGGAGAGTGCCTTACTTGCGCAGTGGCTAAGACTCTACAATTCAGTCACCAGAAGTCAGGATGCGCCATCAAaccattctatatatataataaattaaaac TTATCTGTCGAACTATGGTACCAGGACAACAAGAAGATGCTCATGAGTTTTTACGTTATTTATTAGAAGGAATGGAAAGAGCTTATTTAACAAGACGCAAAGCTGGAAAGTTAGACAGTTATTCTAAAGAAACAACACCTATCAATCAAATATTTGGTGGTTATATACGCACTGAAGTTAAGTGTTTACAATGTGGTCATGTTTCTACTACGTTTCAACATTTTCAG GATTTATTGGTTGATATACGTAAAGCAAGCACATTGGACGAAGCGTTAAATAGTTATTTCAGTCGAGAACAGttggacaataacgattataagtgTGAAGCTTGTAAGAGAAGAGTACCCGCGACTAAACAATTTAGTTTAGAACGAGCTCCTAAGGTTTTGTGTGTTCAGTTAAAAAGATTTAGTGTTTTGGGAGGGAAAATATCTCGTCATATAGATTTTAGACAAACAATAGATATGGGTCCTTACCTATGGAGAGAACCAAACGAACCTTTGCTGCAGCTTACTTATAAACTTATGTCAATTGTTACACATATGGGCCCGTCAGTAAATTGTGGGCATTATACAGCAGTTGCACAAATTTCAACTGGTCAATATTACTCCTTTGATGATTCATGC GTTCGTCCAATTAGTCTTAGCAACGTATTAAATacaaatgcatatataatgatatttgaaATGGAACCTAATCAAggtcaaataaataatcaacagACAGTTAAGATGAATGGCATGTCATCTGAAAAAAGTGTATTGTCCTCAAGTCCTTCTAGTAAATCTGTAAATCCAAAAGCATCAACATCTGACATATATAATGGATCTGTTAATGGTTCGCCCATCAATAAAAGTGGTATAGAAGGTTCAAAGATAGGTGCTCAATTATCCATACAAAAGAATATAGGACTTCAGCTTCCTCTACAGAAGTGTACAAGTATCAGTGGAACACAATTATCACAAAAGTCACAAGACAAATCTCAACCATGGCTTGCAGTGCAgtttaaaaaagtattaagtGGAAATAGTTTAGTACCATATGATGGCTCAAGTGATGAGGAAGAGATAAATTCTTCTGTATCAAACAAAAATCGTGTAGTAACGAATGTGTCTACATTGAAAACAAATCTTTCCCTTACTGTAGCTAATGGTGCACAGAAGGCATCAACAGTAAAAGACTCAATATCTAAAACAGTTCCTACCTCAAAAGAAAcacaaatattaacaatgaaacAGTCTAATAATTCAACGTCTTCAAGTCAAAGTAGTTCCGTTCAGTGTACGAAAGTACAGAATGTTTCTAATGGCAATAGTTCATTAACTGCCTTGAAACATCAAAATGGTAAATCAGAAGTAAATGGTAAGATGGAAAATAGTAGTAAGGAAAAGTCTTATCATCCAATTAGAGTAAAAACAGGCCAGGAAGAGAAAGTACTTACCAAAGCTGCAAGTAGCAGTATAAAGGGTTGGCAAGTATCAAAGGATGCATTTTCTCCCATATCAAATGCAACCCCAAATGGATGGTCTGTGACTGACAacaa AGAAGATTCAACTAAATGCAGTCAAAGCAATATAACGCCAAGTGCTGCAGCATTGAGAGATTTTAATGGAACAAATCGTTCGGACACCGTctcaaatttattaaaaatgtccCATCGTGGATATGGCAGTACCTTAG tAACAAATTGGCGTGGCAATAGATGTCATTTAGAACGTGAAGTTGATAATGACAGACGAGAAGAGCGTAAACGTCACATTAATGCAGACGATGAGGAAGCAGATCGAGGTCGAgtaaaaaaagttaaagaacACAGAATGTTTGGCGATAGAATAAGTACCggatataatttattccaaGAGTATCAAAATGGGAAGACTTGGAATCGATCAATTAGCGGTTACCATCGAGAATCTTATTATAATGCTTCCAATAATACGCGGCTACGacgtaatagtaattataggCATCCTCGTTATAGATACCACAATAATTCTCGCGTACATTGGCAAcgtggataa